A stretch of Gymnodinialimonas phycosphaerae DNA encodes these proteins:
- a CDS encoding DsbA family oxidoreductase, with the protein MITLDILSDPICPWCYIGWSNLARAMEARPNHPFTIQWHPFQLNPDMPAEGMDRRAYLEGKFGGKEAAVRAYAPVVEKAAEAGLKMNLEGIKRTPNTRDAHRLIHWAGIEGRQTPTVLALFRAYFTDGRDIGDRETLLDIAESVGLDRAMIAKLYESGADADDIAARDTHARERGVQAVPTFIVANQHAVPGAQPPEQWIAIIDDLNEQLAKAQEATPE; encoded by the coding sequence ATGATCACACTTGATATCCTCTCGGACCCGATTTGCCCCTGGTGCTATATCGGCTGGTCCAACCTCGCCCGCGCGATGGAGGCGCGGCCCAATCATCCGTTCACGATTCAATGGCACCCGTTCCAGTTGAACCCCGACATGCCGGCGGAGGGCATGGACCGCCGCGCCTATCTGGAGGGCAAGTTCGGCGGCAAGGAGGCGGCCGTCCGCGCCTATGCGCCGGTGGTCGAGAAGGCCGCCGAAGCGGGCCTGAAGATGAACCTAGAGGGGATCAAGCGCACGCCCAACACACGCGACGCGCACCGGCTGATCCACTGGGCGGGGATCGAGGGGCGGCAAACGCCGACGGTTCTGGCGCTTTTCCGGGCGTATTTCACCGACGGGCGCGATATCGGCGACCGCGAGACGCTTCTGGATATTGCCGAAAGCGTCGGGCTGGACCGCGCGATGATCGCCAAGCTCTACGAAAGCGGCGCGGATGCCGATGATATCGCGGCCCGTGACACCCATGCGCGCGAACGCGGTGTCCAGGCCGTGCCGACCTTCATCGTGGCCAATCAGCATGCCGTCCCCGGCGCGCAACCGCCCGAGCAATGGATCGCCATCATCGACGACCTGAACGAACAGCTCGCCAAAGCGCAGGAAGCAACCCCCGAGTGA
- a CDS encoding DUF502 domain-containing protein, whose amino-acid sequence MQLPPAPPPPRRGIFASLRSNFLTGLIVIAPIGITIWLIWTLTGWIDSWVLPFIPDAYNPSMLINEWTGIQINIRGIGVVTFLIFTMIVGWIAKGLIGRSMIRWAESLVLSIPLIRSLYSGLKQIAETILQQGQQNFDKACLVEYPRKGIWAIAFISTSAKGEIAVRAPEAMVSVFLPTTPNPTSGFLLFVPVKDTIVLDMSVEDAAKLIISAGLVYPNGKDPTQPPKPQDATS is encoded by the coding sequence ATGCAACTGCCCCCTGCCCCTCCGCCCCCCCGTCGCGGTATTTTCGCGTCGCTCCGGTCGAATTTCCTGACCGGACTGATCGTGATTGCCCCCATCGGCATCACGATCTGGCTGATCTGGACACTGACGGGTTGGATCGACAGCTGGGTGCTGCCGTTCATTCCCGATGCCTATAATCCGTCAATGCTGATCAACGAATGGACCGGGATCCAGATCAACATCCGTGGCATCGGCGTTGTAACGTTCCTGATCTTCACCATGATCGTGGGCTGGATCGCCAAGGGCCTGATCGGGCGCTCGATGATCCGGTGGGCGGAAAGCCTCGTGCTGTCGATCCCGCTGATCCGCTCTCTGTATTCCGGCCTGAAACAGATCGCCGAGACGATCCTGCAACAAGGTCAGCAGAACTTCGACAAGGCCTGCCTTGTGGAATACCCGCGCAAGGGGATCTGGGCGATTGCCTTCATCTCCACATCCGCCAAGGGCGAAATTGCCGTCCGCGCGCCCGAGGCCATGGTCTCGGTCTTCCTGCCAACGACGCCCAACCCCACCTCCGGCTTCCTGCTGTTCGTGCCGGTCAAGGACACGATCGTGCTGGATATGTCGGTCGAGGATGCCGCCAAACTGATCATCTCGGCCGGGCTCGTCTATCCCAACGGAAAAGACCCGACCCAGCCGCCAAAGCCCCAAGACGCCACGTCCTGA
- a CDS encoding 3-hydroxybutyrate dehydrogenase: protein MAIITDLSGKTAVITGSNSGIGLGIAHELARAGADVVLNSYTDTPEDHALAEEIAAKHGVSARYIQADLSNGDQARALIEKAGVCDILVNNAGIQHVAPLDEFPVAKWDAIIAIMLSAAFHTTAVALPMMRKAGWGRVINIASAHGLTASPYKSAYVSAKHGLVGMTKVVALETAKEPITANAVCPGYVLTPLVESQIPDTAKKYDMTEEEVKQKVILERQPSKEFATTEQLGGTVAFLCSAAADQITGTTISVDGGWTAL from the coding sequence ATGGCCATCATCACAGACCTGTCCGGCAAGACCGCCGTGATCACCGGATCCAACTCGGGCATCGGGTTGGGAATCGCCCACGAATTGGCGCGCGCGGGCGCCGATGTGGTGTTGAACTCCTACACCGATACGCCTGAGGATCACGCCCTGGCCGAAGAAATCGCCGCAAAGCATGGCGTAAGCGCCCGCTACATCCAGGCCGACCTGTCCAACGGCGACCAGGCCCGCGCCCTGATCGAGAAGGCCGGCGTCTGCGATATCCTGGTCAACAACGCAGGCATCCAGCATGTCGCCCCCCTCGACGAATTTCCCGTCGCCAAGTGGGACGCGATCATCGCCATCATGCTCAGCGCGGCCTTTCATACCACCGCCGTCGCCCTGCCGATGATGCGCAAGGCAGGCTGGGGCCGGGTCATCAACATCGCCTCCGCCCATGGCCTGACGGCCTCGCCCTACAAATCGGCCTATGTCTCGGCAAAGCACGGCCTCGTGGGCATGACCAAGGTGGTCGCACTGGAAACGGCGAAAGAGCCGATCACCGCCAATGCCGTCTGCCCCGGCTACGTGCTGACGCCACTGGTCGAAAGCCAGATCCCCGATACCGCCAAGAAGTACGACATGACCGAGGAAGAGGTGAAACAGAAGGTCATTCTGGAACGCCAGCCCTCCAAGGAGTTCGCCACGACGGAACAATTGGGCGGAACGGTCGCGTTCCTGTGCTCGGCCGCGGCCGACCAGATCACCGGCACCACGATCAGCGTGGATGGTGGCTGGACGGCCCTGTGA
- a CDS encoding extracellular solute-binding protein: MPTNCFKKSTLSIVLCLGLSTPGLTDPQHGVAMYGEPALGPDFTHLPYANPDAPTGGRIVTGEVGSFDSLNPHIRQGSTPWQLRFLTYESLLGRSWDEPFTLYGLLAESIDIADDNLSVEFVLREEARFSDGSPVTVEDVIWSFETLGTEGHPRYLGAWSRVEGIEATGERSVRITLAEADRELAMIMGLRPILQAAQWQETTFLESGLDVIPIATAPYTVTDFEAGRFVQLSRNPDYWGADLPFRRGTNVIDEIRMEFFADGTAMREAFTSGIVTTQRETSATSWANDYDFPRVQSGEVELVEVRHQRPSGMTGYVMNTRRPLFSDWRVREAMIQAYNFEFINATVNGGVDPRITSPFSNSPLSMSPGAAEGRVLELLEPFAEDLLPGAIEGYALPVSDGSERNRNGIRTAIALMEEAGYTIEEGVMTGPNGPVTFEILLQTGSSENDAITNIYTEALERLGIDVGVTRVDSAQFRERRDVYDFDMIYYRWGLSLSPGNEQRSYWGCEAAEIDGGRNLHGGCNPAIEAMIDEMLSASSQDNYRAAVHALDRILISDRYVVPFHHNPISRIAYNSELNFPDTIPIYGDWIGWQPDVWWVEPE, from the coding sequence ATGCCGACGAATTGTTTCAAGAAAAGCACCTTATCCATTGTGCTTTGCCTCGGACTTAGCACCCCAGGCCTGACTGACCCACAACATGGTGTGGCCATGTATGGTGAACCTGCGCTGGGGCCGGACTTCACGCATCTGCCCTATGCCAACCCGGATGCGCCCACAGGCGGGCGGATCGTGACCGGAGAAGTAGGCTCATTCGACAGTCTGAACCCGCACATCCGCCAGGGCTCCACCCCATGGCAGCTTAGATTCCTGACCTACGAATCGCTTTTGGGCCGGTCCTGGGACGAACCGTTCACGCTTTACGGGTTGTTGGCCGAATCGATCGACATCGCCGATGACAACCTCAGCGTCGAATTCGTGCTCCGCGAAGAGGCGCGATTCTCTGACGGCAGCCCGGTGACGGTCGAGGATGTGATCTGGTCGTTCGAGACGCTCGGCACCGAAGGGCACCCGCGTTACTTGGGGGCCTGGAGCCGGGTCGAAGGCATCGAGGCCACCGGAGAGCGGTCCGTTCGGATCACCCTGGCCGAAGCGGATCGCGAGTTGGCGATGATCATGGGCCTGCGCCCGATCCTGCAAGCCGCGCAATGGCAAGAAACCACGTTTCTTGAGAGCGGCCTTGACGTGATCCCGATCGCGACCGCGCCCTATACGGTCACCGATTTCGAGGCCGGACGTTTCGTGCAACTGAGCCGCAACCCCGACTATTGGGGCGCGGACCTGCCGTTCCGGCGCGGCACCAACGTCATCGACGAGATCCGCATGGAGTTTTTCGCCGACGGCACCGCCATGCGCGAGGCTTTCACCAGCGGCATCGTGACCACGCAGCGCGAAACCTCGGCGACGTCCTGGGCCAATGACTATGACTTCCCGCGCGTTCAGTCCGGTGAGGTCGAACTGGTCGAGGTGCGCCATCAGCGTCCCTCGGGCATGACCGGTTACGTGATGAACACGCGCAGGCCGCTGTTCTCGGACTGGCGGGTGCGGGAGGCGATGATCCAAGCCTATAATTTCGAGTTCATCAATGCCACGGTGAACGGCGGTGTGGATCCGCGGATCACGTCTCCGTTCTCCAATTCGCCCTTGTCGATGAGCCCCGGCGCGGCCGAGGGCCGTGTGTTGGAGCTGCTGGAGCCCTTCGCGGAGGATCTGCTGCCCGGTGCGATCGAAGGCTATGCGCTGCCCGTGTCGGACGGGTCCGAGCGGAACCGGAATGGCATCCGAACGGCCATCGCCCTGATGGAAGAGGCAGGCTACACGATCGAGGAGGGGGTCATGACCGGCCCGAACGGACCGGTGACCTTCGAGATCCTGTTGCAGACCGGAAGCTCGGAAAATGATGCGATCACAAACATCTACACCGAGGCGCTGGAGCGGCTGGGGATCGACGTGGGAGTGACGCGGGTCGATAGCGCGCAGTTCCGCGAGCGGCGCGATGTCTATGATTTCGACATGATCTACTACCGCTGGGGCCTGTCCCTGAGCCCGGGCAACGAGCAGCGAAGCTATTGGGGTTGCGAGGCGGCGGAAATCGACGGGGGGCGCAACCTGCACGGCGGTTGCAATCCGGCGATCGAGGCGATGATCGACGAGATGCTGAGCGCGTCGAGCCAGGACAACTACCGCGCGGCGGTCCACGCGCTGGACCGGATCCTGATCTCGGATCGCTATGTCGTGCCGTTCCACCACAATCCGATCAGCCGGATCGCCTATAATTCCGAGCTGAACTTCCCCGATACGATCCCGATCTACGGCGATTGGATCGGCTGGCAGCCCGATGTCTGGTGGGTTGAGCCTGAATGA
- a CDS encoding pseudouridine-5'-phosphate glycosidase: MTLPLTFSPEVIKARANGTPIVALESTIITHGMPYPQNLDTARTVEQDVRDAGAVPATIAVMEGRIQIGLTDTDLEILSQAEGVAKLSRADLAACLASGGLGATTVAATMICAALADIHVFATGGIGGVHKGAEETFDISADLRELAHTPVTVIAAGPKAILDLPKTLEVLETLGVPVIAYGQDAFPAFWSRDSGLPAPLRMDTPEQIAAAHLMRMRLGLPGGQLVTNPIPQDAEIASHTLTPIIAQAQSEADSKGIAGKAVTPFLLNRLFELTKGATLTSNIALVRNNARLGALVAREMQR, translated from the coding sequence ATGACCCTTCCCCTCACCTTTTCCCCCGAAGTGATCAAGGCCCGTGCCAACGGCACACCAATCGTGGCGCTCGAGTCCACGATCATCACCCACGGCATGCCCTATCCGCAGAACCTCGATACCGCCCGCACCGTGGAACAGGACGTGCGCGACGCGGGCGCCGTGCCTGCGACCATCGCCGTGATGGAAGGGCGCATCCAGATCGGCCTCACGGACACCGACCTTGAAATCCTCTCGCAAGCAGAAGGGGTGGCGAAGCTCTCGCGCGCAGATCTGGCGGCCTGTCTGGCCTCCGGCGGTCTTGGCGCCACCACGGTGGCCGCCACGATGATCTGCGCCGCGCTTGCCGACATCCACGTTTTCGCCACCGGTGGGATCGGCGGCGTCCACAAGGGCGCGGAAGAGACGTTCGATATCTCGGCCGACCTGCGCGAACTGGCCCATACGCCCGTCACGGTCATTGCGGCCGGGCCCAAGGCCATCCTCGACCTGCCCAAGACACTGGAAGTGCTTGAAACCCTTGGCGTTCCCGTCATCGCCTATGGCCAGGATGCCTTCCCCGCCTTCTGGAGCCGCGACAGCGGCCTGCCTGCGCCCCTGCGCATGGATACGCCCGAACAGATCGCGGCTGCGCATCTGATGCGGATGCGCCTTGGCCTGCCCGGTGGGCAACTCGTGACCAACCCGATCCCGCAAGACGCTGAAATCGCGTCACATACTCTGACGCCGATCATCGCGCAGGCGCAATCCGAGGCCGATTCCAAGGGCATCGCGGGCAAGGCCGTGACGCCCTTCCTGCTCAATCGCCTGTTCGAGCTGACGAAGGGTGCCACCTTGACGTCAAACATAGCACTTGTCCGCAATAATGCGCGCCTTGGCGCCTTGGTGGCCCGCGAAATGCAGCGCTGA
- a CDS encoding patatin-like phospholipase family protein, with translation MATPKSINLALQGGGAHGAFTWGVLEVILAEPGIEIAAMSGTSAGALNGAAVKSGLSQGSRALALETLESVWEKVGAITDPAFAPWLGLVSPQVLSAALETSLPFLAGDAYSRMVSPYASGPLYANPLEPIVSKFHYEDICGQTGPDFFICATNVRSGKIRVFSGEDISPKAIMASACLPTMFRAVEIDDPVTGKSEAYWDGGYTGNPALFPLFTPDLPRDIVIVNINPLTRDEVPTTARAIQNRINEISFNSSLFRELRAIAFVQRLLTTGALSGDAMKHVLIHMIADDDLMGQLSVATKTIATPQVMHLLRDAGKAAAEAFLRDGIDKIGEASTVDLRTMFE, from the coding sequence ATGGCAACGCCTAAGTCCATCAATCTGGCCCTTCAGGGCGGCGGTGCCCACGGTGCCTTTACCTGGGGCGTGCTGGAGGTGATCCTGGCAGAGCCCGGCATCGAGATCGCCGCCATGTCCGGCACCTCGGCGGGCGCGCTGAACGGCGCGGCGGTGAAATCCGGCCTTAGCCAGGGCTCGCGCGCCTTGGCGCTCGAAACGCTTGAAAGTGTCTGGGAAAAGGTCGGCGCCATCACCGACCCCGCCTTTGCGCCGTGGCTTGGCCTGGTCTCGCCGCAGGTCCTCAGCGCGGCCTTGGAAACCTCACTCCCCTTTCTCGCAGGCGATGCCTATTCCCGCATGGTCAGCCCCTATGCGTCCGGGCCGCTTTACGCCAACCCGCTGGAGCCGATCGTCAGCAAATTCCACTACGAGGATATCTGCGGCCAAACCGGGCCCGACTTCTTCATCTGCGCCACCAATGTGCGATCCGGAAAGATCCGCGTCTTCTCGGGCGAAGATATCTCACCCAAGGCGATCATGGCGTCCGCCTGCCTGCCTACGATGTTCCGCGCGGTCGAGATCGACGATCCCGTCACCGGCAAGTCTGAGGCCTACTGGGACGGCGGCTATACCGGCAACCCGGCGCTTTTTCCGCTGTTCACGCCGGATCTGCCGCGCGACATCGTGATCGTGAACATCAACCCCCTCACCCGTGACGAGGTCCCGACGACCGCCCGCGCGATCCAGAACCGGATCAACGAGATCAGCTTCAACTCGTCGCTTTTTCGAGAGCTGCGTGCCATCGCCTTCGTCCAGCGCCTGCTGACCACGGGCGCGCTTTCCGGGGATGCGATGAAGCACGTTCTGATCCACATGATCGCCGACGATGACCTTATGGGGCAACTGTCGGTCGCCACGAAAACCATCGCGACACCGCAGGTCATGCACCTGTTGCGGGATGCTGGTAAAGCGGCTGCCGAAGCTTTCCTGCGCGACGGAATAGATAAGATCGGAGAGGCCTCGACCGTCGATTTGCGCACCATGTTCGAGTAG
- a CDS encoding PfkB family carbohydrate kinase, whose protein sequence is MGQDPDILCIGAVLWDIIGRCDAAMVLGNDRPGKITRVPGGVALNIAMTLKRFGLRPSLLSVVGEDAEGHQLRAACAEMGLDVAHMLVDARLPTDRYMAIEAQGALIAAIAHAQSLEDAGARILLPLADGRLGSDAAPWAGPVALDGNLTESLLQEIASSPLFSKADLRVAPASPGKAMRLRPLLSHPRATFYVNREEAGLLTDTHPANAAAAAAAVLAAGARRVLVTEGAQMAVDATPQSTLSAVPPAVEARRITGAGDTFMAAHIASETAGNPREIALNAAVQAAATYVSGDTP, encoded by the coding sequence ATGGGACAAGACCCGGACATATTGTGCATCGGCGCGGTGCTGTGGGATATCATCGGACGGTGTGACGCCGCGATGGTTCTTGGCAACGATCGGCCGGGCAAAATCACCCGCGTGCCGGGCGGTGTGGCCTTGAACATTGCGATGACCCTGAAGCGGTTCGGGCTGCGCCCCTCGTTGCTGTCGGTGGTCGGAGAGGATGCCGAGGGCCATCAATTGCGCGCGGCCTGCGCTGAGATGGGCCTCGACGTGGCGCATATGCTGGTGGACGCGCGCTTGCCCACGGACCGTTATATGGCGATCGAGGCACAAGGCGCGCTGATTGCGGCCATCGCCCATGCCCAATCGCTGGAGGATGCCGGCGCGCGGATCCTCTTGCCCCTGGCCGATGGTCGGCTGGGGTCCGACGCCGCGCCATGGGCCGGCCCTGTCGCCCTGGATGGCAATCTGACGGAAAGCCTGCTGCAAGAAATCGCTTCCAGCCCCCTGTTTTCAAAAGCTGATCTGCGCGTCGCCCCGGCCTCTCCGGGTAAGGCCATGCGCCTGCGCCCGCTGCTATCGCACCCGCGCGCCACCTTCTACGTGAACCGCGAAGAGGCCGGTCTTCTGACCGACACGCATCCCGCCAACGCCGCCGCTGCCGCTGCCGCAGTGCTGGCGGCGGGCGCGCGGCGTGTGTTGGTCACGGAAGGCGCGCAAATGGCCGTAGACGCCACGCCCCAGAGCACCCTTTCAGCCGTCCCGCCCGCCGTCGAGGCGCGCCGGATCACCGGCGCGGGCGACACCTTCATGGCGGCCCATATCGCCTCGGAAACGGCTGGAAACCCGCGTGAAATCGCGCTGAACGCCGCCGTTCAGGCCGCCGCCACCTATGTCTCGGGAGACACGCCATGA
- a CDS encoding helix-turn-helix domain-containing protein, whose protein sequence is MSHAPSDTPGEPSLIRLARASGDDRAPVPVDLAARVRELRKARSWTLEQAAGRAGLARSTLSKIENGQMSPTYDALKKLAGGLGISVPQLFTPSVAPQGGGRMITTKRGEGAAHATTTYEHELLADQLVQKSMLPYRARIRARRFEEFDGWVRHEGEEFLYVLTGAVRLFTEFYQPVDMLRGDSAYYDAAMGHNVVSTSDDDATILWVTSLA, encoded by the coding sequence ATGAGCCATGCCCCCTCCGATACGCCCGGTGAACCCAGCCTGATCCGCCTCGCCCGGGCCTCTGGCGATGACAGGGCCCCCGTGCCCGTGGATCTTGCTGCGCGCGTGCGCGAATTGCGCAAGGCGCGGTCCTGGACGTTGGAGCAGGCCGCCGGTCGGGCGGGACTTGCGCGGTCGACCTTGTCGAAGATCGAGAACGGGCAGATGTCACCGACATACGACGCCCTAAAGAAGTTGGCCGGGGGCCTTGGGATCAGCGTGCCGCAGTTGTTCACGCCGTCGGTGGCGCCTCAGGGCGGTGGGCGAATGATCACCACCAAGCGCGGGGAAGGCGCGGCCCATGCCACGACAACCTATGAGCACGAGTTGCTGGCCGACCAACTGGTGCAGAAGTCGATGCTGCCCTACCGCGCGCGAATTCGGGCGCGCCGGTTTGAGGAGTTCGACGGTTGGGTCCGCCATGAGGGCGAAGAGTTCCTCTATGTCCTGACCGGCGCTGTGAGGCTGTTCACAGAGTTCTACCAGCCCGTCGACATGCTGCGGGGCGACAGTGCCTATTACGACGCGGCCATGGGGCACAACGTGGTGTCGACCTCGGACGACGACGCCACGATTTTGTGGGTCACGTCACTGGCGTGA
- a CDS encoding pentapeptide repeat-containing protein yields MSDKKPPEAGRDKLNISMMYLCGSTFTAVSLSDAEFRDTHLMNALVDDVNETAMRFNNVNLSDATFRDVNMSGASIQFANLTGMSVADANYTDMTIEGIKVTDLLDHWNKTHGNA; encoded by the coding sequence ATGTCAGACAAAAAGCCCCCTGAAGCAGGCCGCGACAAGCTGAACATTTCCATGATGTATCTCTGCGGCTCCACCTTCACCGCCGTCAGCCTCAGCGATGCCGAGTTTCGCGACACGCATCTGATGAACGCGTTGGTCGATGACGTGAACGAAACGGCTATGCGCTTCAACAACGTCAACCTATCAGACGCCACCTTTCGTGACGTGAATATGTCGGGCGCGTCGATCCAGTTCGCCAATCTCACGGGCATGTCCGTCGCTGACGCAAACTATACCGATATGACGATTGAGGGGATCAAGGTGACCGACCTTCTGGACCATTGGAACAAGACCCATGGCAACGCCTAA
- a CDS encoding multidrug effflux MFS transporter, with the protein MTDTPAPTARLSQVEFIALIGVLFATIAMSIDAMLPALPDIAAELTPDNLTLAQLVLTSFVLGMGAGTLITGPLSDAFGRKPVIVVFSALYIIGAGLAWAAQSMEVLIAARVLQGIGAAGPRVVAMALVRDLYSGREMAKIMSFAMLVFTLFPAVAPLLGAGIIALFDWRAIFLALVLFIIVSVTWLSVRQPETLPPPARRPLNARQLWQSTREVMSNTQMQFSIGVQTLIYGMLFGSLSSIQQIFDLTYDKAAIFPVLFGCIAVLSAPAAPLNGRLVVQLGMRPLVRRALFMQTGLAGVFIVILGLGFAPTTEVWFYFAWSVTVFATMGFTIGNLNALALEPLGHVAGLAASLMGALSTIGGALLGALVGQLYNGTPLPLALAAGILCAIGGAVMLRMPREKV; encoded by the coding sequence GTGACAGATACACCCGCCCCCACCGCGCGCCTGTCACAAGTTGAATTCATTGCTCTGATCGGCGTGCTCTTTGCCACCATCGCGATGTCCATCGATGCCATGCTGCCCGCGTTGCCCGACATCGCGGCCGAGTTGACGCCCGATAACCTGACCCTTGCGCAGTTGGTCCTGACCAGCTTCGTGCTTGGCATGGGTGCGGGCACCTTGATCACCGGGCCCTTGTCGGATGCCTTTGGCCGCAAGCCGGTGATCGTGGTGTTTTCAGCCCTCTACATCATCGGTGCGGGGCTGGCCTGGGCCGCGCAATCGATGGAGGTTCTGATTGCCGCCCGTGTCCTTCAGGGCATTGGCGCGGCGGGGCCCCGGGTTGTCGCCATGGCCTTGGTGCGCGACCTTTATTCGGGCCGCGAGATGGCCAAGATCATGTCATTCGCGATGCTGGTCTTCACCCTGTTTCCCGCTGTCGCGCCCCTGTTGGGCGCTGGCATCATCGCGCTGTTCGATTGGCGCGCGATTTTTCTGGCGCTTGTGCTCTTCATCATCGTTTCGGTGACATGGCTCAGTGTTCGCCAACCCGAGACGTTGCCACCGCCCGCGCGCCGCCCTCTCAACGCGCGGCAGCTTTGGCAAAGCACCAGGGAAGTGATGAGCAACACGCAGATGCAGTTCTCCATCGGCGTTCAGACGCTGATTTACGGGATGCTGTTCGGATCCCTTTCGTCGATCCAGCAGATCTTCGATCTGACCTATGACAAAGCCGCCATCTTCCCGGTCCTGTTCGGGTGTATTGCCGTGCTTTCTGCCCCTGCGGCGCCATTGAACGGGCGTCTTGTGGTTCAGTTGGGCATGCGGCCGCTGGTGCGGCGCGCGCTGTTCATGCAGACCGGCCTTGCGGGGGTGTTCATCGTCATCCTGGGCCTGGGGTTTGCCCCGACGACCGAGGTTTGGTTCTACTTCGCCTGGAGCGTGACGGTCTTTGCGACCATGGGCTTCACCATCGGCAATCTGAATGCCCTTGCCTTGGAGCCATTGGGCCATGTGGCGGGGCTTGCCGCATCGCTGATGGGGGCCTTGTCGACCATCGGGGGGGCCCTGTTGGGCGCGCTGGTGGGCCAGCTTTACAACGGCACGCCCCTGCCCCTTGCCCTTGCGGCCGGGATCCTGTGCGCGATTGGCGGCGCCGTCATGCTGCGGATGCCGCGCGAGAAGGTGTAA
- a CDS encoding class I adenylate-forming enzyme family protein, producing the protein MQCPDRFNLASYVLANARKTPDKIALAILGPARSERWSYARLEDAVACAAGGLVAAGLTTGDKLLLRMGNSAQFPIAYLGAIRAGIVPIPTSAAFTAPEITRIADALPPTAILAEKGIALPDGPYPVLPMAALNGPPHPAHDSAADDLAYIVFTSGSSGQPKPVAHAHRAVWARRMMWQGWYGLRDDDRLMHTGAFNWTYTLGTGLLDPWAMGATALVPAPGTDPASLPLLAKRHDATILAGSPGIFRKLLHAPLPPLPKLRHALSAGEALPPSLRSRWQEATGTDIHEALGMSEISTFLSGSPSRPAPAGTIGFAQVGRKIRITDGCLAIHGSDPGLMLGYINGRSIDLPLTDGWFQTSDRVAQRADGAFTYHGRADDILTAGGFRIAPLEIEQVFHGLDGVTDCAALTLHPGPETTILALAYCGTAREKDLTHHASTLLASHKHPRAYLRLDSLPRGANGKLNRRALMAAVKDMT; encoded by the coding sequence ATGCAATGCCCCGACCGCTTCAACCTTGCGTCCTATGTCTTGGCAAACGCCCGGAAGACGCCCGACAAGATCGCCCTCGCGATCCTCGGCCCCGCGCGGTCCGAGCGGTGGTCCTACGCGCGACTGGAAGATGCCGTGGCCTGCGCGGCCGGGGGGCTTGTCGCGGCTGGTTTAACAACGGGCGATAAGCTGCTGTTGCGGATGGGCAATTCCGCCCAATTCCCCATCGCCTACCTTGGTGCGATCCGCGCGGGTATCGTGCCGATCCCCACCTCTGCCGCCTTCACCGCGCCTGAGATCACCCGGATCGCCGACGCCTTGCCGCCCACCGCCATCCTCGCGGAAAAGGGCATCGCCCTGCCCGACGGCCCCTACCCGGTCCTGCCGATGGCGGCGTTGAACGGGCCGCCCCATCCTGCCCACGACAGCGCCGCCGATGATCTGGCCTATATCGTCTTCACCTCCGGCTCTTCCGGGCAGCCCAAACCCGTGGCCCACGCCCACCGTGCGGTCTGGGCGCGGCGGATGATGTGGCAGGGCTGGTATGGGCTGCGCGACGACGATCGCCTGATGCACACCGGCGCGTTCAACTGGACCTATACGCTTGGCACCGGGCTGCTGGATCCTTGGGCGATGGGCGCAACCGCCCTTGTGCCAGCCCCCGGCACCGATCCCGCCAGCCTTCCCCTGTTGGCAAAACGCCACGACGCCACCATCCTTGCGGGCAGCCCCGGCATTTTCCGCAAGCTGTTGCACGCGCCACTGCCCCCGCTGCCGAAGCTGCGCCACGCCCTCAGCGCGGGCGAAGCCCTGCCGCCAAGCCTGCGCAGCCGGTGGCAAGAGGCCACCGGCACCGACATTCACGAGGCACTGGGCATGTCCGAAATCTCGACCTTTCTGTCGGGCTCACCTTCGCGGCCCGCGCCCGCGGGCACGATCGGATTCGCGCAAGTCGGGCGCAAGATCCGGATCACCGACGGCTGCCTTGCCATCCACGGATCGGACCCGGGACTGATGCTGGGGTATATCAATGGTAGATCAATTGACCTGCCACTGACCGACGGCTGGTTCCAGACCTCGGACCGTGTCGCGCAACGCGCGGACGGCGCCTTCACCTATCACGGTCGCGCCGATGATATCCTCACGGCGGGCGGTTTCCGCATCGCGCCGCTGGAGATCGAACAGGTCTTCCACGGGCTGGACGGCGTCACCGACTGCGCCGCCCTGACGTTGCACCCCGGCCCCGAGACGACCATTCTCGCCCTTGCCTATTGCGGCACCGCGCGCGAAAAAGACCTCACGCACCACGCCAGCACCCTCCTTGCAAGCCACAAGCATCCCCGCGCCTACCTGCGCCTCGATAGCCTGCCGCGTGGGGCCAACGGCAAACTGAACCGCCGTGCCCTGATGGCGGCTGTGAAGGACATGACATGA